A segment of the Prochlorococcus marinus str. SB genome:
AAAATATAGTTTTGAATTTTGATTCTGATAATGCAGGAATTTTAGCTACAAAAAGAGTAATTAAAGAAGTTGAGACCCTATCCCTTCATGATCAAATTAATCTTAAGATACTCCAACTAAGTCATTTTAAAGATCCAGACGAATATTTGAATAGTCATACACCTGAAGATTATTTTAATTTAATTGATAATTCATCCTTTTGGATTGATTGGGAGATTGATCAGATCTTTAAAGATCAAGATTTAACTAAGTCTGAAATTTTCCAAAGTGTTATTTCTTCATTAGTAAAATTGTTGAGTAAATTACCTCAATCATCAACCAGAACTCATTATTTACAAAAAGTTTCCGAACAATTAAGTAAGGGACAAGCTAGGTTAGCAATACAGTTTGAACAAGATTTAAGAAATCAAGTAAAGGGATTTCGTTGGCATGGTAGATCAAAAAAATTTGAACAACCAAATGAAATTTCTCGACGGGAAAAAAATGAATCGGAAATAATTTTTTATTATTTACATTGTCCAGATCTTAGGCTATTTATTCGTGATGAATTTCTCAAAAGAGAAATTAATGGTTTTAATACTAGTTATATTCAAAGCTTATGGGAAGCTATTTCAAAAATTGAACAAAATAATTTAGGATTAAATTACTTAAATGATTTAAGACAATCAAATAGTCAAAATCTCCAAAAAGATTTTTCTTCTATTAACTTAATTTCACTTCTGCCTGACTACTTAGCTCTCAATAATCCTGAATCATCAAATAAAATTAATATTTTTATTAATCCAAATGAGTTATTTTTAACATTGCTGAGTAATCCTAAAGACAATTTACTAGGAACATTATCACTTCTTGAGAAATATAATTCTCTAAAAAGATGTAGACACTTAATAGAATCGTGGGGATCTCAAAGATTAAAGACTTTAGAAAATTGTATATCTATTTTAATTGATAATCCTTCTTCAGGTTCTTCAAATACAAATAAAGAGATAGATGATCTTTTTAAGGATTTAAACTCAGATGCCATTAAATTTCAGGAATTATATTACCTAGAAAGACAACATATAAATTTCTTAGACAAACAA
Coding sequences within it:
- the dnaG gene encoding DNA primase, with translation MVHSIHPRTIQEVKEKADIVDVISEHIVLKKKGKEFVGICPFHDDTKPSMTVSPTKQFYYCFSCGAGGNSIKFLMEFTRANFSDVVLSLAKKNNINVENLEGPQVEAYKKQLSRKEELYKILRVTKNWFKSQLNNSLGSEAMKYLTSKRNLSNKIIDNFELGFAPNSWNDLFNYLSKVEKFPINLILASGLAISKDNSDKIYDRFRNRLIVPIHDMQGRVVAFGGRSLDGQEPKYLNSPESEIFEKGKMLFAFEKASSDIRKRDKAIIVEGYFDVISLHSKGITNSVASLGTALNKYQISQLCRCTDNKNIVLNFDSDNAGILATKRVIKEVETLSLHDQINLKILQLSHFKDPDEYLNSHTPEDYFNLIDNSSFWIDWEIDQIFKDQDLTKSEIFQSVISSLVKLLSKLPQSSTRTHYLQKVSEQLSKGQARLAIQFEQDLRNQVKGFRWHGRSKKFEQPNEISRREKNESEIIFYYLHCPDLRLFIRDEFLKREINGFNTSYIQSLWEAISKIEQNNLGLNYLNDLRQSNSQNLQKDFSSINLISLLPDYLALNNPESSNKINIFINPNELFLTLLSNPKDNLLGTLSLLEKYNSLKRCRHLIESWGSQRLKTLENCISILIDNPSSGSSNTNKEIDDLFKDLNSDAIKFQELYYLERQHINFLDKQRCGNFLAS